The nucleotide window GTCGACCAgcacggcatcgtcctcgctgcCCTTGGTCGAGCCCTTTTCcgactcgtcgagctccttcATGAACTCGCTCTGGATCTGGCCCCGTCGCTTCTCCCACCActgcttctcggcctccGTCTGGGCCTGGATCTCGTCGAGCCTCTGGCGAAGCTTCGTGTTGGCGGCGATTTCGTGAGCGGACTGGAAGATGGTAGGGCCCCAGTTGGGTGCCAGGGCATTGGCCTTTTGGACGTGTCAGTATACGTGCGGGATGCGTGGGGTGTGTCGGGCTGCTCTTCTACGGGCGGAACACGCTGGGACGTACCTCTTGCACTACGTCTCGCAGCTCCTCTTCCATCTCCACCTCAGCGCGTCGGAAGCGCTGCCAcaggtcgtcgcccacgctgcccctcagcagcagcgagctgCAGGCCTGCTTGGCCGACTTGACCTGGATGAGACGCTcaatgtcctcgacggcgcgccgca belongs to Purpureocillium takamizusanense chromosome 1, complete sequence and includes:
- the sec66 gene encoding Translocation protein S66 (EggNog:ENOG503NXUE~COG:U~BUSCO:EOG09264TQ5~TransMembrane:1 (o6-26i)) → MFGIDWKGLALPFAYLIVLSGALMSFSRIYRKRRAAESANLAPWFGPNLQRNVYLSLLHMNPEPGSGEKTPRVPDSLLRAALLRRAVEDIERLIQVKSAKQACSSLLLRGSVGDDLWQRFRRAEVEMEEELRDVVQEANALAPNWGPTIFQSAHEIAANTKLRQRLDEIQAQTEAEKQWWEKRRGQIQSEFMKELDESEKGSTKGSEDDAVLVDTPAKGGKKGRK